Part of the Oncorhynchus masou masou isolate Uvic2021 chromosome 24, UVic_Omas_1.1, whole genome shotgun sequence genome is shown below.
TACACAACCTAAACATTGCACAAGACTTGAGCAACACACACCAATTTTAATTGGGTATGTTGAGTGTCATGATATCAGCAAAGTTTGTGTTAGATAAAAACAGCTTCTGCATCATTATGAGATAATAAGCAGCATCTGGCATCCGATGTACATTTCACTCCAACACTATTTATTCAGACTGTCTGTAACCAGGCCACTACAGCCGTGTGTGCTGAATCCTGCCTGTCCTGCCTGGCCCTTTCTTTGTAGGTGAACACTGAGCGCTTTGAGTCAGACACCAGGGGGATAAACCATGTGGAGGGAGGCTGGCCCAAGGACGTCAACCCCCAGGAGATGGAGCAGACCATCCGCTTCAGGAAGAAAGTGGAGAAAGATGAGCATTATTTCAGCACCATCATGCAGCTGGGCAGTGTGAGTGTGTCCCTAAATCTACATTGCTCCAGACTAGGGGTGTTAACTGGTCCTAAATCTACTGTACATTGCTCCAGACTAGGGGTGTTAACTGGTCCTAAATCTACTGTACATTGCTTCAGACTAGGGGTGTTAACTGGTCCTAAATCTACATTGCTCCAGACTAGGGGTGTTAACTGGTCCTAAATCTACATTGCTCCAGACTAGGGGTGTTAACTGACCCTAAATCTACTGTACATTGCTTCAGACTAGGGGTGTTAACTGGTCTTAAATCTACATTGCTCCAGACTAGGGGTGTTAACTGGTCCCAAATCTACATTTCTGCAGAGTAAAGGTGTTATAACTGGCCCTAAATCTACATTGTCCCAAATACATGTATTAGTTGCTACAGTAGTTTAATAGATGGAAAGGAGCACTTGttattctctccacctctccctttcaGAACTGgttattctctccatctcttatcagagccctcctctgttcctctcattCTAACACAGAATATGGAGCATTGCATCAAACAAAACAATGCCATCAACATCTACCAGGAGTACtttgaagaggaggaggtggtggaggagtcCGAGGAGCAGCCCTCAGCCAAAACCATCAATGTTTTCAGGTGCCTCCCTGACTTCTATTAACCTATCGTTCAACAGTGTTAGACTTGCATAACAACAACAATGGTTGTAGTTATTGCCCTCATAGAATCCATTAATTATGATATTGTTATTTAAGGCTATATTACcagtgtctggtgtctctcttaAGTTAGTGGAACAAAAACaattattgtatgggacaatatAACGTTTTTgagaaatataatatatatacagtgtagaggtcgaccgattaattggaatggccgatttaattatggccgatttcaagttttcataacaatcggtatttgtggacaccgatttggcccaattttttttttacacctttatttaactagtcaagacagttaagaacacaaGAACACATTctgattttcaatgacggcctaggaacactgccttgttcaggggcagaatgacagatttttaccttgtcagctcggggattcatttttgcaaccttccggttactagttcaacgctcaaaccacctgccttacattgcactccacgagaactgtgtgaagtccatttattcctaacaaaggccttaattaatttgccagaattgtacataattatgacataacattgaaggttgtacaatgttacagcaatatttagacttagggatgccatccgttagataaaatacggaacggttccgtatttcactgaaagaataaacgttttgttttcaaaatgatagtttccgtatttgaccattttaatgaccaaaggctcgtatttctgtgtgttattatgttataattaggTCTATGATtcgatagagcagtctgactgagtgatggtaggcaccagcatgcccgtaagcattcattcaaacagcactttcatgcgctTGCCAggagctcttcgcaatgcttcaagcattgcgctgtttatgacttcaagcctgtcAACTCCCGATATTAGgctgatgtaaccgatgtgaaatggctagctagttagcggggtgcgcgctaatagcgtttcaaacgttacttgctctgagacttggagtagttgttccccttgctctgcatgggtaacgctgcttcgagggtggctattgtcgatgtgttcctggttcgagcccaggtaggagcgaggagagggacagaagctatactgttaaactgacaatactaaagtgcctataagaacattcaatagtcaaaggtatatgaaataaaaatcgtatagagagaaatagtcctataattcctataataactacaacctaaaacttcttacctggtaatattgaagactcatgttaaaaggaaccaccagctttcatatgttctcatgttctgagcaaggaatttaaacgttagctttcttacatggcacatattgcacttttacttccttctccaacactttgtttttgcattatttaaaccaaattgaacatgtttcattatttatttgaggctaaatatttattattaatattataaatatcggcttttttttggtcctccaataatcggtattggtatcggcgttgaaaaatcataatcggtcgtcCTCTAATACAgtgcattgcgaaagtattcagaccttttccacaatttgtcacgttagtcttattctaaaatggattacattgtttcccccttcaatctacacacagtaccccatgaCAAAGGAtaaacaggcttttagaaatttttgcaaatgtattaaaaataaaaaacaataccttatttacataagtattcagaccctttgctatgagactcgaaattgagctcaggtgcatcctgtttccatttatcatccttgagatcttttacaacttgattggagtccacctgtggtaaattcaattgattggatatgatttggaaagtcacacacctgtctatataaggtccaacagttgacagagcacgtcagagcaaaaaccaagccatgaggttgaaggaattgtccatagagctccaagacaggattgtgtcaaggcacagatctggggaactgtaccaacaaatgtctgcagcattgaagatccccaggaacacagtggactccatcattcctaaatggaagaagtttggaaccaccaactcttcctagagctggctgcctggccaaaccgagcaatcgggggagaagggccttggtcagggatgtgaccaagaacctgattgtcactctgacagagctccagcttcagagttcctctgtggagattggagaaccttccagaggaTAACTATCTCTACAgcaccactccaccaatcaggcctttatggtagatttgccagacagaagccactcttcagtaaaaggcacatgacagcgcgttttggcacctaaatgactctcagtccacgagaaagaagattctctggtctgatgaaaccaagattgaactctggactgactgccaagcgtcacgtctttaggaaacctggcaccttccctacggtgaagcatgatggtggccacatcttgctgtggggatgtctttcagcggcaggaactgggagactagtaaggattgagggaaagatgaacagagcaaagtacagagagatccttgatgaaaacctgctccagagcactcagcacctcagactgggactaaggttcaccttccaacaggacaatgaccataagcacacaaagcaggagtggcttccggacaagtctatgaatgtgcttgagtggctcagccagagcccggacttgaaccacaTCGAACATCACTgaagagacctggaaatagctgtgcagcgacactccccatccgatctgacagagcttgagaggatctgcagagaagaatgggagaaactccccaaatacagatgtgccaagcttgtagcgtcatacccaagaagacttgaggctgtaatcgctgcaaaaggtgcttcaacaaggtactgagtaaagggcctgaatacttacgtaaatgtgatatttaccgTTTTTTATTTGACATGAATTTGGAAAGATTTGTAAAAATCTGTTATTTCTTCATCATTAtgaggtattttgtgtagattaatgataaaatccattttagaataaggctgtaatgtaacaatgtggaaaaagtcaaggggcctgaatactttctgaatgcactgtacatatgtTTTTagttaaatgtatttgttttcttttCATTTTGAAAATATAATGAATTGAAAGTTATTTGTTAATGTAAAAATAGAAATGTACAGATTTTAAGGTTGtctcattagatttggggtggggtCGCTAGATATTCTTATGAAAGAAATGGGGTCCCCAGAAATTCTGGCTGAAAAAATGGAGTCCCCACTACTTAAAGGGGTTTTACATCGCTGTTGTGTTTTGATCTTCCAGAGACCCGAACGAGATAAAGCGCACTGCCACCTGTCTGTCCTGGCATCCCGATGGCAGCTGTAAACTGGCTGTGGCCTACTCTTCACTAGGGTTCCAGAACATCTCTCCAGACATGAGCTATGACTCATATATATGGGACATTGGTAGGTGTAATActtcctgtttttatttttattttagctATTAGACTCAACATCTGTTTTTAATTTATCCCAAaaacattccttaccccaggatacttcaactggtgacTATCAGGGAGAATGAAGAAAAAGGAACACTTTTCTGTGTAAATCTATATATTTCATTTGATATTTTTCTTTCTAACAGAGTGACTATCATTGCAATAGCTGTCACAGTGAGACTAACACATTTTCCACCCTAATTGGTTGTTCAGAAAATCAATGTAGACTACGATGTCTAGTAATCAATTGAATCCCGTCTGTTGCCTCTTCAGAGAATCCCAATAAGCCAGAGATGACCCTGAAACCggtctctctactggtctgtcTGGAGTACAACCCCAAAGACTCTCACATCCTGGTCGGAGGCAGCTACAATGGCCAGATCGGTGCGTCCTTCAACAGCACAATGTTCTCTCCTTTTATTCTCCAGAGAGTGTCATGGTTCCTGTCAGCTCGGTAGCTGTACAGAACATTGGGGGTATGGTCAGGCCATCATCTTACTCTGACTGTCTTTCATCCTTTTTCTTTTCTGTTTGTCCCATTTACCCCAGGATCGTACTGTTTAAAGTTAATATTCCGTTTTTTTCTATTGGAAATGTCATAATGCTTTGAGTTATGTAAGTCCAGGTCTGGATGTGTTTGTGTGGATGCTCCCTTATTTACACATTGAAGTATATTGCCTCAGGATATTGTTCAGGCTTTGACAGCTCAATATGAAATTCAGAAATTAAGTTGTGTGTTATATGTGCCTGTGTAAGATTTGggttcaattccatttaaattccagttAATTcggaaagtaaaccaaattcctaTGCCAAATGTTCCTAATTGAAGAGAATTGggatttcagtgtacttcctgaaatgaaatggaattgaccaccaactcgtgtgtgtgtgtgtgtgtgtgcgtgcccgctttcatgtgtgtttgtgaatgtACACTAAGTAAAATGTCTTTGTCTGAGCAGCTTATTGGGACACTCGCAAGGGGAGCCAGCCGGTGGAAATGTCCACAATTGAGCACAGCCACAGAGACCCTGTCTACAAAGTCATCTGGTTGCAGTCAAAGACAGGAACCGATACCTTCTCTGCATCTACGGACGGCCAGGTGAGCCAGACCTACAAATTAAGCAataatgatttgatttgattaaaggCCTTTGTCACCTTAACCTTTCTCAAGCCAAGCAGGCACAATAGGTCAGGGAAGCACAAAATGCTCATGGGCAGTGAAGTCTGATACTCTTGGTCTGGGATGGGTACACTTTCTCTGACCTTAAACTACCATTTGGCCGTACCCAGAAGTTATGTAATAATATGTCTATTGAAGGCAAGTAGACTGAGTTGACCCCTGTTCTCTGTCTATAAGGTGCTGTGGTGGGACATCCGTAAGATGAGTGAGCCCACAGAGAGGTTGGTACTGGACCCCAGCAAAAAGGGCAACCTGGACAATGCCTTGGGGGCAATCTCACTGGAGTTTGAGACCACTATGGTGAGGAGGATCTATAGACTGGACTATCCCTTTGTTGTTTCACTGTTGATGAATTAGGAGTATGGATCAGCCTAACATATTCTTGTATCACCTGGAGTAGGAGATCCAGTGTATTATTTATTTGTACAAAAGTAAGACCTACAATTGAACATGGTGTTTTCTCTTCTTATTCAGCCCACAAAGTTTATGGTAGGGACAGAGCAAGGGCTGGTGGTCTCCTGTAACCGCAAGGCCAAGACCCCGGCAGAGAAGATAGTGTGTACGTACAGCGGTCATCACGGCCCAATCTACGCCCTGCAAAGGAACCCTTTTTTCCCCAAGAACTTCCTGACCGTAGCCGATTGGACAGCCCGCATCTGGTCCGAAGACATCAAGGAGTCGTCCATCATGTGGACAAAGTAAAGGGTCCATCTGAAACATAAAGCATATGATAAAGCTACTTCACAGATAGATTCATAGCACTCTTTAGGTTCTAATACACATAAGCAGTGATTTGGCATACAACTCGCCTCCTGTAATATTGGCCTATTGTAAAATGACCCCTGTTGGTTGCCATAGATACCATATGGCCTATCTGTCAGATGGCTGCTGGAGTCCAGTACGACCCTCTGTGTTCTTCACCGTCAAAATGGACGGGACGCTAGATGTTTGGGACTTCCTCTTCAAACAGAACGACCCTACCCTCAGTCTAAAAGTATGTTCCTTGAAACACCTGTCTATGTATGGTCATACCAAAGAAAATGTCCGCCATCGGATAGACAATGAAGTTCTATTGTATTCTAGGTGTGTGATGAGGCTCTGAACAGCCTGCGGGTGCAGGATAATGGCCGCTTCCTGGCCTGTGGCTCTCAGCTGGGCACTGCCACCCTACTGGAAATCTCCCCAGGGCTGTGTACCCTCCAGAGGAACGAGAAGGCCCTAGCCACTGCGGTGAGAGACACCCTCTACCTCAGAACATCCATCTCTgccctagcctggtcccagatcattgTGGTGTGACCTTGACCATCGGAGTTGGccagacaacacaaacagatctgggaacagACTACCCTGCCCagctctattctactcttttctcTCCTCACCTATCTATACTATTGGATTGACTCTGTGTGTCTTTGGTCAGATGTTTGAGCGGGAGACCAAACGGGAGAAGATCTTGGAGGCGCGCCACCGTGAGATGCGTCTGAAGGAGCGCAGCCGCTCGGAGCAGAGCAAGGACGAGGACACCAAGGAGGGAGACGGAGAAGAGAGCGTCGAGGAGCTAGCAACTCGCACGGAGGCAGAGTTCTATGAGATAGTAGAAGCTGAGCTGAAGAAGAGAGCTAAGGAGCAAGAAAAAAAGGTTAGAAGGGATTGAGTGAAAAGAAAAATAACATTCTGAACTTCCTTCAGGTTGATAACTTTTTACTAATCCAATCAATTTTCCACCTTGATTCAACTTCATCCATTGATTTGTTGTTGAAATAATGTGAagcaatgttgattcaaccagtttgtgcccagtgggtttttattaatttgtttataaactcagcaaaaaaagaaacgtccctttttcaggaccctgtctttcaaagataattcataaaaatcgtcAAAAAACctttacagatcttcattgtaaagggtttaaacactgtttcccatgcttgttcaatgaaccataaacaactaatgaacatgcacctgtggaacagtcattaagacactaacagcttacagatgttaggcaattaaggtcacagttatgaaaacataggacactaaagaggcctttctattgactctgaaaaacaccaaaagaaaattgcccagctcatctgcgtgaacatgccttaggcatgctgcaaggaggcatgagaactgcagatctggccagggcaataatttgcaatgtccgtactgtgagacgcctaagacagcgctacagggagacacaatccctccatcagtgctcagactgttcgtaataggctgagagagcctggactgagggcttgtagggcttgtaggcttgttgtaaggcaggtcctcaccagacatcaccagcaacaatgtcGCCGATGGGCACAATACCCACCGTCGCTGGAGTGTCTCACGAGtctcggttttgtctcaccaggggtgatggtcggattcgcattttgacccccccctttgttaagggacacattattccatttatgttagtcacatgtctgtggaacttgttcagcttatgtctcagttgttgaatcgtgtgtaaatatttgtatgaacataacatgttaagtttgctgaaaataaatgtagttgacagtgagaggacatttctttttttgctgagtttatgtcttATGACTGAATTAGTTGGCTA
Proteins encoded:
- the LOC135511573 gene encoding dynein axonemal intermediate chain 2-like isoform X1, whose protein sequence is MEIVHVYTKKRNEFGRQCNFSDRPAELHVDILPDPSLASNFIERDPCDIPIQCTQEMSEHEVNTERFESDTRGINHVEGGWPKDVNPQEMEQTIRFRKKVEKDEHYFSTIMQLGSNMEHCIKQNNAINIYQEYFEEEEVVEESEEQPSAKTINVFRDPNEIKRTATCLSWHPDGSCKLAVAYSSLGFQNISPDMSYDSYIWDIENPNKPEMTLKPVSLLVCLEYNPKDSHILVGGSYNGQIAYWDTRKGSQPVEMSTIEHSHRDPVYKVIWLQSKTGTDTFSASTDGQVLWWDIRKMSEPTERLVLDPSKKGNLDNALGAISLEFETTMPTKFMVGTEQGLVVSCNRKAKTPAEKIVCTYSGHHGPIYALQRNPFFPKNFLTVADWTARIWSEDIKESSIMWTKYHMAYLSDGCWSPVRPSVFFTVKMDGTLDVWDFLFKQNDPTLSLKVCDEALNSLRVQDNGRFLACGSQLGTATLLEISPGLCTLQRNEKALATAMFERETKREKILEARHREMRLKERSRSEQSKDEDTKEGDGEESVEELATRTEAEFYEIVEAELKKRAKEQEKKEKDVCEEKEV
- the LOC135511573 gene encoding dynein axonemal intermediate chain 2-like isoform X2, with protein sequence MEIVHVYTKKRNEFGRQCNFSDRPAELHVDILPDPSLASNFIERDPCDIPIQCTQEMSEHEVNTERFESDTRGINHVEGGWPKDVNPQEMEQTIRFRKKVEKDEHYFSTIMQLGSNMEHCIKQNNAINIYQEYFEEEEVVEESEEQPSAKTINVFRDPNEIKRTATCLSWHPDGSCKLAVAYSSLGFQNISPDMSYDSYIWDIENPNKPEMTLKPVSLLVCLEYNPKDSHILVGGSYNGQIAYWDTRKGSQPVEMSTIEHSHRDPVYKVIWLQSKTGTDTFSASTDGPIYALQRNPFFPKNFLTVADWTARIWSEDIKESSIMWTKYHMAYLSDGCWSPVRPSVFFTVKMDGTLDVWDFLFKQNDPTLSLKVCDEALNSLRVQDNGRFLACGSQLGTATLLEISPGLCTLQRNEKALATAMFERETKREKILEARHREMRLKERSRSEQSKDEDTKEGDGEESVEELATRTEAEFYEIVEAELKKRAKEQEKKEKDVCEEKEV